The Morganella morganii sequence TCTGTGGTAAATGCAAAGGCACTTTGTTTCTGCTGGCGGGATAACTGATGGATAGGGTGATCCGCATCAGGAAAGGCGCTGCTGGCCGCAATAAACAGACATCCCGGAAAACGGTTTTCGCGGACACGTTCCGCCAGTGCCGTGTAACGGGCAAGCAGTTTATCTTCACAGGACAGCGACTCATCCAGCAGAATGCGGCGCTGCCAGATATCAATCTGATTACCGTGGTAACGCAGGCAGTCGTAGAGCAGGTCATTACGGGTCGGCCAGAAAATCCGCAGGCGTTCGGGATCAATGTCCAGGTTATCGTTGAGGGTGGCTTCAGACATCAGAAGGCCGTGGTTTTCCAGCAGACTCAGTGCCTGATTGAGGACGTCTTCACGTTGCACAGCAGGTTCTCCCTGATAAAGGCATATGATCCAGAATAACGTGAGTGCTGATGAAAGGCGAGAGACGCAGGTAAATAAAATCCGCCCCGGAGGGCGGATTTATCAGTGCAGGGAATTACAGAACGACACTGCCGATCAGGAAGCCGAAGCAGACCGACAGTGCGACACCAATGGTGCCAGGGATAAAGAACGGGTGGTTGAAGACCAGTTTGCCGATACGGGTGGTACCGGTGTCATCCATCTGAACCGCCGCGACCAGGGTCGGGTAGGTCGGCAGGATAAACAGACCGGAAACCGCAGAGAAAGAGGCAATGGCAGTCAGTGGTGTAACACCCAGCGCCAGTGCCATCGGCATCAGCGCTTTGGCGGTGGCGGCCTGTGAATAGAGCAGGGCAGAACAGAAGAAGAAAATAACCGCCAGCAGCCACGGATGCTGCGTGATTAAATCACCGGCAGTCAGTTTGATCCACTCCAGATTTGCCTGAACGAAGGTATCGCCCAGCCACGCCACACCCAGGATACAGATACAGGCGCTCATCCCGGCTTTAAAGGTACTGGAGTTCAGGATGATATCCGTCTCTACCTTGCATATCAGGGTA is a genomic window containing:
- the dicD gene encoding division control transcriptional repressor DicD, with protein sequence MQREDVLNQALSLLENHGLLMSEATLNDNLDIDPERLRIFWPTRNDLLYDCLRYHGNQIDIWQRRILLDESLSCEDKLLARYTALAERVRENRFPGCLFIAASSAFPDADHPIHQLSRQQKQSAFAFTTELLRELDIDDCDMVARQLELILEGCLSKLLISRSTDDIATARRLAEDVLTIARCRKNGALS